The stretch of DNA ATTTTCTTGACTTGATAATTCTAAATATTTAATAATTTGATTAAGAACAATATATAAAATCTCTTGTTTTTTAGCAGTTCTCAAAATATCAATTTCTAAAACAATACCTGTAGAATTAACCGTTCCCAATTGAATTTGAGCAAAAATATTTCTCAGAATTTGGGCGGTAACCGAATCCTGATCAATTTTAGCTAAACTTAATTTTGGTGGTGGTAAAACTAAGTTATCTTGAGTTTTAGGTAAAGCTTTTGGTATAGAAATACGTTCCGAACTATAATTATATTTAGTCGAAGTCAGACGATTAACCAACCAACGAGCTACTAATAATTCTCGTTTGCGACCAGACCAAAATAATTGATCTAAAGTAGATAAATTATTAGTTGTTAATTGGTTATTAATTTGATTAATATTATCTTGAATTTGTTGTTTACCTGAATTACCCAACCGAGATAAAAAGTTTTGCCATAAATTAGGAGTGGGAAGACTTTCTTGTTGCCAATAAACCCCTCCACTGGCAAGACGACGTAAAGCAAATACAATTGTCTCTAAATTAGTTCCTTTAAGACAGTAACCTTTTATTCCTAATGCTTTAGCGGTAAGTAATGACTCAGGTTCGGTTACGGAAGTAAGAATAAAAATAGCTAGATTAGGATACTGTTGTGTTAATTGTTGACAAAGTTGTAAAGAAGATAAACTTTTGCCAGCAAAACTTCCTACAGCTATTTCCAAAATCAAAATATCAGGAATCAATCCTTGTGCCAATAGTTGTAAAGTGTTGGCGATAGTATCTGCTTGGGCAATAACTCGAAAACCAGGAACAGATGCTAAGGCAGTACAAAAACCAAGGCGAAAGATCGGATCGTGATCGACGATCAACAGTTTAGTCTGATTGGGGGTCATTTCTAACCGTCTTGGCACACAAACTTGATAATATTGTTTAATCCAACCTAGTATAAACAGTAGCCAGTTAAAATAAACAAATTCTTAATTTTGAAATTGGCTCTGACTCATTTACAATTAAAATAGTAGTTATTAAAAGTATAAAAGCTTAAAAAACCAGTATATCATTCCTAGAGATTATTAAAACAGCTTTTTTATCAGAAATTGTAGTAGTTTAATTTTAATTAATTACCTTTAGGTTTTTTGACGAGCCGATTTAAATCTACCGACAAAAAAATCTCTTTTTTGTAAATGTTTAGTTTTACGTCCTGTTACTCGTTTGCGCCACATTTTGAAACTAGAGGGTTTCATTTCTTTTCTCATTAGAGCAATTACTTCTTTTTCTGATAAACCAAATTGAAGTTCGATAGCTGCAAAAGGAGTGCGGTCTTCCCATGCCATTTCAATAATGCGTTCAATAGTTTGAGCCTCTAAATCAGGTAAATTCATTTTTAGTAGAAATGTAAATTAAGAGTAAATCTTAAAATTAATTTATCAAAAAATAAAAATTAGTGTTGATTAAACTCAACAATATTATGAGCATTTCTTATTTTAGAGCGAATCATAATTAAATTTTTTTAGAATTAATTTAATACTCAAGCGATCGCTTCTGCGCCAGGCTACGCCTGACCGCGGATGCTGCTACCTTCGGTAGTCGCTTTTCAGCGAAGCATTTTTTCCCAATTTTAATTGCTTAGGTTAATCTAATCATTTCCTAAAATTTGTTTAATTAAATAAAAAATCATTTTCCTCAAAAAATCTACCTAAAGATTGAGTTACAAATACCTAACATTAGTTTGTGGAGATAGAGATTAATTTTTGGCAATCTGGTGATTGAACAAAATCAAGAGAGCTTGTAGAAATAATCTTGATCGACAAAGGTGCTTAATGAGTTTAATTACCTAGATTGATGGTTTACTCGATCTCGCCAAATACAAAATACTTGATCCCGATTTTTTTTGAGGTTACTCAATTAAATCTGAGATTCATCTAAAGTTAGTTTACAAATATTTCATTTTCTTGATATATTTACCTTCATTTAGCAAATTTATTTTGCTGAACCTTAATTAATTTTGATAACTTTTAATACTTTTTAGTTGGAACGAGTCTATTTTAGACCGAACCAATTTTGACGATAGTAAAATTGACTTTAAAAAATTTAGTTTCAATGAGAGAAAATCATTCTCAAGAAGAAAAACTTAGTTTTTCCACGCAATTGGCGTATGGTGTTGCTGATTTTGGTCCTTCGATGGCTGGAAATATTCTAGTGATCTTTTTCTTGTTCTTTTTGACTACTGTAGCAGGACTACCAGCCAATTTAGCAGGAATCATTTTGTTGTTGAGTAACTGCTGGAGTGCCATTAGCACTTTATTAGTAGGAATTTTAAGCGATCGCACTACTTGTGCTTGGGGAAGAAGAAGAATCTGGATGCTTGCTAGTGCGCCGATCTTAGGATTTAGTTTCTTTTTATTGTGGTGGATTCCTCCTAACCAAGACTGGTTGAAGTTTGGTTATTATCTTGCGATCGCTCTTCTGTTTCAGACTGCTGCTAGTGCTTTTGTCGTACCTTATGGTGCATTGATCACAGATTTAAGTGACGATCATAACGATCATCTGCGTCTCAATAGTATGCGTTTTGGTTTTTCCCTAGCTGGTTGTATTGGTTCACTTTTATTGTCTCAGTTAATTGCTCATTGGATTTACAATCCGCGACAGCAGTTATTCGAGTTGGGATTGATTTGTGCTGCCTTTACAGTAGTATCAATTGTTTCTAGTTGTTGGAAGATCAACGAACATCCCCACACGCCAAAATCTACTTCTTCCTATAACTGGCAAGGAATCAAGACAATTTTGTGCAATCAACCTTTATTAATGTTGGTAGGAATATACGCCTTATCTTGGTTAGCAGTACAAATTACTCCAGCCATTTTGCCCTATTTTGTGATTAACTGTCTCAAGCTTAACTCTGCTGTAGTTACCCAAGTAGTGTTATTAATGCAAACCACCGCTTTAGTATCTTTATTTATTTGGGAACCGCTTAGTAAACAACTAGGCAAAAAGAAAGTTTTTGCGTTAGGAAGCATTATTTGGATTGTGGCAGAAATTGGTTTATTTTATCTCCAACCAGGAGAACAATTTACAATGTATTCTTTAGCAATGGTGGCAGGAGTGGGGATGTCTACCACCTACTTTATACCTGCTTCGATGTTACCAGAAGTAATCGATTGGGATGAATTAACAACAGGAGAAAGAAGAGAAGGTTTATTCTACAGTATCTTGATGTTTATTTACCAAATTACTTTTGCTATAGGATTATTTTTTGTAGGACAATGGTTAGATTGGTCAGGTTTCCAAGCTGCAATTCCTGGACCGATTAAATTAGTCCAACCCCATTCTGCTTTAGTGGCAATTCGTCAGGCAATTGTGATTTTACCAACAACAGCATTGATCATTAGTTTGATCTTGACTTATTTTTACCCGATTAATAGTAGAGTTCATCAGTACACTATCGTTAAATTGAAAAAACGTCGTTTAGCAACTTCTACTTCTTCTTAATTAAGGACTAAATTGCCTAGTGTTAAAGCTCATTTTTACGCGATTAAAGAATTAAATTTTTGTAGTATCTCAGAAGAGAAAGTCCGATCAATAGTAGAATTAACTCATTCAGAATTTTAATTGCATAAAAAAACAGACAGAAGCCTACCTAAATGTAATCCTGCCGAGTTTTTTAATCACTTAAATTGAAGACTAGTTAATTCTGATGAATGTCAATCTAATCGGTACAACCCTACGGGGAAGATACTATGTGATCAAACAATTGGGGCGAGGGGGGATTGGCATTACTTTCTTAGCAGAAGATCGACAATGTTTTAATTGTCCTTGTGTTGTCAAACAACTCAAACCCCAAAGAAGCGACCGCAATACTTTAGCAATTTCTAGACGTTTATTTGCTGAAGAAGCTAACACTTTAGTTGATTTAGGAAGTCACGCTCAAATTCCTCGACTTCTGGCTTATTTTGAAGAAAACGAAGAATTTTTTTTAGTCCAAGAATTTATCGATGGTTACGATCTCACCCAAGAAATTATTCCCGAACATTCATTAAGTGAAACTCAGGTTATTGAATTATTAAAAGATATTTGTAATGTCTTAGTTTTTATTCAACAACATGGTGTAATTCATCGAGATCTGAAACCTTCTAATTTGATGAGAAGGAAATCTGACGGCAAAATTATTGTCATTGATTTTGGCGCAGTTAAACGAATTAGCACTCACGTCGCTAACACCCAGGGACAATTTACCCCTGTTACTCCTACAGTAGTAATTCAAAGTCAAGGTTATACTGCGTCCGAACAAATGAATGGTTTTCCTAGTTTTAGTAGTGATATTTATAGTGTTGGTATAATCGCTATTCAAGCAATTACAGGATTATTTCCTAAACAATTATCCTTTGATGATCAAGGAGAAATTATTTGGCGCGGTCGCATTCGTTCTGAATATAAATATTCACCAAATCTCTTAACTATTATTGAGCGAATGGTGCGTTATCTTCCTCAAGAACGCTATCAATCAGCTATAGCAGTTTTAGAAGATTTAGCTCAACTGGAAAATAATCAAAATCAACCCAATTTTACTACATTATCTCCTCAAAACAATCAACCAAAACTGCCAGAGCTTTCTCACAAAATTTCTGTTCGTTTAATTAGTATTTTAGGGACAATTATAGTTATTTTGAGCTTTGGTTTTTGGAAATTATTAACTCCAACAAAAACCACTTTTTTAACCTATAGCGATCCAGAATACGGAATTAAAATTAATTATCCTAAAGATTGGTCTACTGAACCAAGAAATGATTTTTTTACGACAGGAATAATTTTTACTGCACCCGATCAAGAAACGCAAAACAATTTTCAGGAAAATATCAGCGTTATGATCGAAGAATTATCTACTCCTTTATCTCTTAGTGAATATACTAATCAATCAATTCAAGAAATTAAAAAATTATCTGACCCTAATTTAACCTCTGCAAGTGTAGCGACTTTAGCCAATGGAGAAGCTAGAAAAGTAGTCTATCATGGAGAAGAAGGGAGAAATAAACTCCAAAGAATGCAAATTTGGACAATTAGAAATAATCGAGTTTATATTATTACTTATACGGCTGAAGCACAAAAGTATCAAAAATTTAGCCCGATAGTCAATAAAATGCTCAATTCTTTTGTAATTATCAAATAATTTTTAAAATTACTATTTAAATATTCAGCAGAGGATAATCAAAATGGCAACAGGAATAATGATCGATGGCAAATGGCAAAAACAAAGCTATCAAAGCGATCGCAGTGGCAATTTTCAACGCAACCCAACTACTTTTCGCGATCGCATAACTGCTGATGGTTCGAGTGGTTTTAAAGCAGAAGCTAATCGTTATCATTTATATGTTTCCTATGCTTGTCCTTGGGCGCACCGCACTTTAATTGTCAGAAAATTAAAAGGTTTAGAAGATGTTATTTCTCTTTCCGTAGTTCATCCTTTTATGGGCGATGAAGGTTGGACTTTTGCAGATTTTTCGGGTACTATTCCCGATCCAATTCATCATGCTAAATATTTACGAGAAATTTATGCCCATGCTGATTCAAATTATACAGGAAGAGTTACTGTTCCTATATTATGGGACAAACAAACCAACAGAATTGTTAATAATGAATCTCGGGAAATTATCGAGATGTTTGATCAAGAATTGACTGCTTTAGCTACAAAAAAAATTACTTTATATCCAGAACAATTAAAAGATCAAATTAATCAAACAATTGATGAGATTTATAATCCAATTAATAATGGAGTATATCGCGCAGGATTTGCTACTTCTCAAGAAGCTTACAACGAAGCAGTGATCGAACTGTTTGAAAATTTAGATCATTGGAATCATATTTTAGGTGAACAAAGATTCTTATGTGGTAATAGTTTTACCGCAGCAGATATTTGTATGTTTACTACTTTATTACGCTTCGATTTAGTTTATTACGTTCACTTTAAATGTAATCTTCGTCATATTTGGGAATATGAAAATTTATGGAATTATCTCAAAGAAATTTATCAACATTCTGGAATTAAAGAAACTTGTAAATTAGATCATATCAAGCGTCATTATTATCAAAGTCATCCTCATATTAATCCTAGTGGTATTGTTCCTTTAGGTCCAATTATTGATTTTGATACGCCTCACAATCGTAATAAATTTAATTCCAAAGCAAATTAAGTAATGCGATCGCATACATTGGGACAATAATAAAAGGAGAAATAATTGCTTTCAAAGGAGTCAAAAAATATATTTGTTGCTTACAAGAGAATTTGAGAAAAGATCAAAGACACAGCAATTTTTTGAAGGCGTAATTCTGGAGTATCCCCAGAATGTTGACCGCTCGAATTAGATAGGTTTATACGGAAGTTTGTGGGTTGAAAATTTTCAAATATGTCATCATTGGATTGGAAAATTAATGGTACTGACTCCCGACAAACTACCTTTTTACCAACAGAGTATGATAGCGACAAAGCTTATTCTCTCATCCTCAAGAGTGTGTTGTCACCCCCTAGACTTAACGTTCCTAGAACGTGTTAGGTGACACCCCCAGTGCCAACTTACCAGCAAGTTGGCGTTGAGCTTCTTCCCGTAATGGATGATATCTAACACCTTGAGCATCTCGAAACAGTTTTTCTAGACCAAAAGAACGTTGAAAAGCTCTTCCACCAGCAATTTCCATTGCCAAATCCATCGTATTTAATACACTTTTAGCAACTATGGTACGTCCGATCATCACTTGATTGCTAGTTTCTAAACCTAACTGATTAGACTCAGAAAGAACAATCATCTGTTGCAGTGCTAACTTAGCTGTAGCTAATTCATTTTCTAAACCACCAACTAGATAACAAATATGGGAATCATTTTGTCGCTGAGTCGCTTCTTGAACAACTAACTTTCTCGCAGCCTCGGCGATACCAACGTATACGGAGTAAATAATCGGGAAAGCGATCGCCGTAATTAAATGAAAAGCGGGATGCCATTTGCCAGCAGGACGGCGTAAAGCGATCTTCTGTTCTGGCACAAAAACATTAGAGAGTCTCACATTGTGAGAACCAGTTCCCCTCATGCCCATAGCTTGCCATACAGGTTCGACCGATACTCCTGGTGTATTCATTGGTAATGCAAAATGTAGTACTGTTTTTCCTGCTGTAGGGTCTTCATAGACAGCACTGGTAATTAACAAATCCCCTGTGGGAACACCACTAACAAAACTTTTGCAGGCATTAATAATAAAACCACCTTCAGTGAGTGTTGCTGTTCCTGAACCATTAAGCCAGTCTCCACCGCCAGTACTGAGTAACATAATTTGCTCAGTAGCAATGCGACGAAGTAAACCTTCAACATCCGCATTTTGATGCTGCCACTTCCAGACATTGACCATTACTTGATGAGTATGCATCGATAGTGCTAATGCTGTGGAACTGCAATGACGACCTAAAATACGCAATATATCGCAAATTTCTCTGTAGCTTGCACCCCCACCACCAAATTCAACTGGTACTCCTGCTCTTGTTAGCCCAGATTCTTGAAGAAGAGCAAAATTCTTGGTGACAAAACAATCGGAATCATCGGCTAAAAGTTCTTCTTTGGCACATTGTTGTCCTATAGATTCTGCTAAGGTACGCCAATCAACAGTTTGAGACTGAGGATAATCTTTAAGTTCTAGCATAATTATTTGTTGCACTCCATGTGAAATCTTGTGTTGTTTTTATTCTGCGACAGGAAAAATTGTCATACTAGATCACAATCTGAACCTGAGAAGAGAAAGTTAAAAACAGAAGCAAAATGAGTAAGAGTTACGGTCAATATTGTCCAGTTGCCAGGGCAGCAGAAGCCATGTGCGAACGCTGGACACCACTAATTTTGCGTGAAATGATGTCTGGTAGTTGCCATTTCAATGAAATTAGTCGTGGAGTTCCTTTAATGTCACGCGCTCTGTTGATTAAACGCTTGAAGGAAATGGAAAATGCAGGTCTTATTACCCGTCAAGAAAAGAAAATAGGACAAGGCTCACTTTATCTCTTGACAGAAGCGGGGGAAGCTTTACGCCCCATCATTGAAGCAATGGGTGTATGGGCGCAGCATTGGACGAGCGATCGCCTTTTCGCAGAACAACTCGATCCTGCATTGTTTATGTGGTCGCTACGACGAGGTTTTAATTTAGATGCGATGCCTGAAGAAAAAATTGTCTTCCAATTTGACTTGAGAAACATCCCCAAACAGAGCATCCAACAACGTAGTTATTGGGTAGTAGTAGAACAAAGAAGGGTTGATGTCTGTATGCAAGATCCAGGTTTTGAAGTTGATATTTTAATTACAGCAGAGCTTAGTGCGCTCGTTCATGTGGTAATGGGCTACGATCCTCTCGATTTGGCATTAAAATCCCAAAAAATCAATTTTGAAGGAGAGCGAAAGTTAGTTTCTCAAATTCCGACTTGGTTATATCTTAATCAGGAACGAAGATATCTATCGGGAATTGCTCCTAAAACATTGGGTGAAATGTTTGGCTAAATAAACCTAATATTTCTTAGCTTAAAGCGGACATTTCGCAAGTAGGTCAGTAGATTCAATAATATTAAAGTAGAGCAAGGTAGGCATTGCCCAACTTACATTTTATTCATAAATTTTATTTCAAATATATAATCAGTATCGTAAGTACGAACATACAATTTATTGCCTTTACGAATAATATAATCTGGAGCAGTTTTTAAATTAATTTGCTGTAAAACCTTACCGTTATTTTTATCAATTAAATAAAGAAAATCTGGTTCAGCAGTAAAACCATAACCACAGATAATTACTTCATTAATAATTTCAAAATTACCTGCATTACATACTAAGGGTTGACTACGCCATATAATTTGATTATTGTCTGTATTAATTGCGGTGAGATAACCATTCATGCCTAAAGAAGATTGAGCATAAGTATTATGCCTATGAGATACATACAAAATATTATCTTCCTGATTAACCCAAGTTAAACTTTGATTAACAAAATCTAGGTCGCTTTCTACATAATCTGGTGATAATGAATAATTACTGAAATCATAACCAGCAGTAAATTGATGAGAATCTGAATCATAACTAAATAAATAGCGACCATCACCATAATCATTACCATAAATTAAGAAATCGCGGTCGCGGTAATGAATCGCTTTAACTAAAATATTATCTCCAAAAGATCTAGGAAGATAATCAGGAAGATCGCCTAATTGATTAAGATTAAAATTGGGAACTTGATAAGTTGGTAAGGATAAGTTATTACGCTCAAACCAAGCTTCAGTATCAGTAATTTGATTTGGTGTAGTAGAGATTAATTGAAGTTCGATGGAACTTGAGCGATTAGGATTATTTTTAGGTGCATCTTGACGAAAAGGAGGTACTCCTAATTCAATTAAATTAAATTCATTAATATTGTTCGTGTCGTTTTGAATATTGTCGGCTCTTACTAAAGATAAATTAAACATAGATGATAATTTTGTTGTAGTAATACTTAAGATTAAACCGAGCAAACCAGCTAAAAATAATTGATTGACTTTTAATAATTTTTTATTCATTACTAAATAACAAATGACAAATTGTCCCAATTTTTAAAACCATAATCTTAGAACCAATGACGGTTCATTCTTACCAAGATAAAAATACTTTTTCAGTAATTATCAATCTAATCTTGAGACTGATTTTACTAACCAAAAGTTGCTTGATTGCGAATTGTAAATAGACAATTAATGATATGATTTAAAGCCGAGATAAATAAACTACTTTAGTAAATGTGACTCATCGTAATCCTGCACCTACAGTAGATATCATTATTGAACTAAGCGACCGCTTAGAGCGACCAATTATTCTGATCGAACGAAAAAATACTCCTTTTGGTTGGGCAATTCCAGGAGGTTTTATCGATTATGGCGAGTCAGCCGAAACCGCAGCTATTAGGGAAGCCAAAGAAGAAGTAAGCTTAGATGTAGAATTAGTAGAACAATTTCAAGTCTACTCCGAGCCAAACCGCGATCCTCGTCAACATACTCTAGCAATTGTCTTTATTGCTAAGGCAACTGGACAACCTCAAGCAGCCGACGATGCCAAAAATATCGGTATCTTTCACTCTGGGGAAATTCCAACCTCTCTCTGTTTCGATCACGATCGCATTATGAAAGATTATTGGCGTTATCGTCATTATGGCATTCGTCCCCACTATTAAAATTGAAATATGAGTAAAAAAATTATCCGCACCCAAAACGCACCTGCACCTGTAGGGCCATATAATCAAGCGATCGCAACTTCTGGACAAATGATTTTTGTAGCTGGACAAATTGCCCTCGATCCCCACACAGGGGAAATTGTCGGCAGTGGAGATGTTGCCAAACAAACTCAGCAAGTCATGAATAATATTGAAGCGATTTTAAAAGAAGCTGGTGCTAATTGGGAAAATGTAGTCAAAACTTCAGTATTTTTAACCGATCTAGGTACTTTTGGTACTGTCAATCAAGTTTACGCCCAATATTTCGATGAAGCAACCGCTCCCGCCCGTGCTTGTGTTGAAGTATCTCGTTTACCCAAAGATGTTTTAGTAGAAATTGAATGTATTGCCGTAATATAGCGGTTCTCAGGTTAAGGAGATACAGTCAAAACCCCGATCTCAGCTTTAATGAGGTAAGAAACAGATTGCTTTAAAAATCTTTTGATAAATTTAACCAATAAAAGATAAAAGAAACTTATATTGCATTTAGGTTGTCATCTATTGAGCTTATGTCTAAACTGAATATAGTTCAACTAGATAAGATTTCAATAACTAAACATCGATATGTCAAGCTTAACCGAAAAAAACAACTATCAATTGCCCAATCCACTCCGATTCATTCAAAAACAGTTTGATAACTTAGAAATTAAGTCAGAACAAGTAGCACGTCAAATTGTCAGGTTAATTCCTGCTCAATGTCCTTTTGCTCGTGAAGTTCGTTTGTTTGGTAGAGTTATGTTTCGCATTCCTCCACTTTGTAAACTAAATCCTCTTTACGAACAGTTGATGACTTTGAGATTTCGCGCACTTTGTTTTCTTGCCGAGCAATGTGGTGAAGATATTACAATCTACTGTACGTAAATAAAAAGCTAATTTGCCGTTGATTATGCTTTGAAAGGACTTAACCAAACAACTTTTCTGTTTTAATGTCAGTAATTGTAGCGAATATTCATTTTCAATTAATTTACTTCAATTAAAGTTGGTTATGTTCGTTAAGTTTTCCTCACTACATCTTCAAAAGTAGTAATAGTGAATCAACACTAACAATTAACGAGCGCAATCATTAAAAATATTTGTCACAATAAAAAAATTGTTCGCTCAAACTGACTACTATGAGACAACCACCTGGCCCTCCAAATTCTCGCTGGTTGAGAAAGTTACGTCTGTTTAAGTTTATTTTTCAGCCTTTAGAATACTTTAACGAAAACTATCAGCGTTATGGCGATATTTATCAACTTGGCAGACAAAACTCTCCTCCTTTTGTGGTTCTCAGTAATCCTCAAGCGATTAAAGAAGTTTTTACTACTCCATCCGAACAGTTTGAAATTGGTAAAAATAATACCGATTTAAAATTTCTAGTCGGCGAAAACTCTTTAATTATTCAAGATGGGGAATTTCATCAACGTCAAAGAAAGTTGTTAATGCCTGTTTTTCATGGAGAATGTTTGCAAAGTTATGGCGAACAAATAATTGAAATTACTAAACAGGTAACCAATCAATGGCAAACAGGAAAATTGATCCGAGTCCGCACCTATATGCAAGAAATTACTCTGCGAGTGATTTTACAAATTGTCTTTGGACTCAACTCTCAACAATCGCGTTACGAACAACTGCGACAACTTCTTTGTGCTTGGTTAGAGATCATCAGTTCTCCTTTAAGTTCTAGTTTAATTTTCTTTGAATTTCTCCGCCAAGATTGGGGTGCATCGAGTCCTTGGGGTCGTTTTGTTCGTTTAAGAAAACAAATCAAAGAGTTACTGTACGAGGAAATTAAAGCGCGTCGAGAACAACAACCAATAGGCAATGATATTTTAAGTTTACTTTTAGCCACAACCGATGAATCTGGCAAACCCATGACTGATGAAGAAATTCATGATGAGTTAATCACCATGTTGATGGCAGGTCATGAAACTACTGCTTCTGCGTTAGTTTGGGCATTATATTGGGTTCATTATCTTCCTCAAGTTAAAGAAAAAATACTTCATGAATTAAATGAATTGGGTGAGGAAAGAACTTGGCATCAAATCGTTCAATTACCTTATCTCAACGCTACAATTGCCGAAACCTTAAGAATTTATCCGATTACGACTGGTACATTTACTCGTAGATCGAAAGCACCTTTACAAGTTTTAGATTATCAGTTTCCCGCAGGAACTGCTTTTGGTATTTCTATTTATTTAACTCATTGGCGAGAAGATCTTTATCCTCAACCCGAACTATTTCGACCAGAACGTTTTTTAGAAAGACAGTATTCGCCTTATGAATATCTGCCTTTTGGTGGTGGAAATCGCCGTTGTTTGGGTTCAGCTTTGGCACAAATGGAAATAAAACTAGTGATTGCAAGCATCTTATCCGATTGGCAACTAGCACTAACTAATCATCTTCTTCTCAAACCAGTGCGACGAGGATTAACTATTGCTGCCCCTAATAATTTTAAGATCAAAGTATGCGATCGCTTTAATAATTAGTAATTTTGTTCTGTAGAGTCAAGCGCAGTAACATTAATTATTTCAATCTAGAGTAAACTACTCAAACTAATTATTTAAATCGCCTATTGATTTTATCCTCTTTTGTTGTATTATTGTATTGTTGCGTTATTCATAACGTAAGCCAAGACATATTAAGGATTTTTGTCCTCCTATGAACCAGTCCCCAAGGGCTGAGTGTGTCTATTTGTAGGAGG from Stanieria cyanosphaera PCC 7437 encodes:
- a CDS encoding DUF3685 domain-containing protein, whose product is MTPNQTKLLIVDHDPIFRLGFCTALASVPGFRVIAQADTIANTLQLLAQGLIPDILILEIAVGSFAGKSLSSLQLCQQLTQQYPNLAIFILTSVTEPESLLTAKALGIKGYCLKGTNLETIVFALRRLASGGVYWQQESLPTPNLWQNFLSRLGNSGKQQIQDNINQINNQLTTNNLSTLDQLFWSGRKRELLVARWLVNRLTSTKYNYSSERISIPKALPKTQDNLVLPPPKLSLAKIDQDSVTAQILRNIFAQIQLGTVNSTGIVLEIDILRTAKKQEILYIVLNQIIKYLELSSQENLQEEIDQTLWLIWQEATIDFWKKNIDNSVLITNQQLSEVLTQEFILVQENVFRENYFIRELFEYLLWEKPLVIDNVSYRPDAPEAMIRAEYLLENLLIQVANSVMQFILNNFYDLEILKYNLYHRNYRSSRAIARFRNELSWRYRLEKYWNNPQNIFESRYRLLTLQQHTIQTRFIYAPRIAELERLEGLPWLTTIILETRDAIAPRLRSIIAAVGSGLVYVLTQVIGRGIGLIGKGILQGIGSTVQPPYYDQKDDFFSSESNSERNN
- a CDS encoding TIGR03643 family protein, giving the protein MNLPDLEAQTIERIIEMAWEDRTPFAAIELQFGLSEKEVIALMRKEMKPSSFKMWRKRVTGRKTKHLQKRDFFVGRFKSARQKT
- a CDS encoding MFS transporter, whose protein sequence is MRENHSQEEKLSFSTQLAYGVADFGPSMAGNILVIFFLFFLTTVAGLPANLAGIILLLSNCWSAISTLLVGILSDRTTCAWGRRRIWMLASAPILGFSFFLLWWIPPNQDWLKFGYYLAIALLFQTAASAFVVPYGALITDLSDDHNDHLRLNSMRFGFSLAGCIGSLLLSQLIAHWIYNPRQQLFELGLICAAFTVVSIVSSCWKINEHPHTPKSTSSYNWQGIKTILCNQPLLMLVGIYALSWLAVQITPAILPYFVINCLKLNSAVVTQVVLLMQTTALVSLFIWEPLSKQLGKKKVFALGSIIWIVAEIGLFYLQPGEQFTMYSLAMVAGVGMSTTYFIPASMLPEVIDWDELTTGERREGLFYSILMFIYQITFAIGLFFVGQWLDWSGFQAAIPGPIKLVQPHSALVAIRQAIVILPTTALIISLILTYFYPINSRVHQYTIVKLKKRRLATSTSS
- a CDS encoding serine/threonine-protein kinase, which codes for MNVNLIGTTLRGRYYVIKQLGRGGIGITFLAEDRQCFNCPCVVKQLKPQRSDRNTLAISRRLFAEEANTLVDLGSHAQIPRLLAYFEENEEFFLVQEFIDGYDLTQEIIPEHSLSETQVIELLKDICNVLVFIQQHGVIHRDLKPSNLMRRKSDGKIIVIDFGAVKRISTHVANTQGQFTPVTPTVVIQSQGYTASEQMNGFPSFSSDIYSVGIIAIQAITGLFPKQLSFDDQGEIIWRGRIRSEYKYSPNLLTIIERMVRYLPQERYQSAIAVLEDLAQLENNQNQPNFTTLSPQNNQPKLPELSHKISVRLISILGTIIVILSFGFWKLLTPTKTTFLTYSDPEYGIKINYPKDWSTEPRNDFFTTGIIFTAPDQETQNNFQENISVMIEELSTPLSLSEYTNQSIQEIKKLSDPNLTSASVATLANGEARKVVYHGEEGRNKLQRMQIWTIRNNRVYIITYTAEAQKYQKFSPIVNKMLNSFVIIK
- a CDS encoding glutathione S-transferase family protein, with the translated sequence MATGIMIDGKWQKQSYQSDRSGNFQRNPTTFRDRITADGSSGFKAEANRYHLYVSYACPWAHRTLIVRKLKGLEDVISLSVVHPFMGDEGWTFADFSGTIPDPIHHAKYLREIYAHADSNYTGRVTVPILWDKQTNRIVNNESREIIEMFDQELTALATKKITLYPEQLKDQINQTIDEIYNPINNGVYRAGFATSQEAYNEAVIELFENLDHWNHILGEQRFLCGNSFTAADICMFTTLLRFDLVYYVHFKCNLRHIWEYENLWNYLKEIYQHSGIKETCKLDHIKRHYYQSHPHINPSGIVPLGPIIDFDTPHNRNKFNSKAN
- a CDS encoding acyl-CoA dehydrogenase family protein; protein product: MLELKDYPQSQTVDWRTLAESIGQQCAKEELLADDSDCFVTKNFALLQESGLTRAGVPVEFGGGGASYREICDILRILGRHCSSTALALSMHTHQVMVNVWKWQHQNADVEGLLRRIATEQIMLLSTGGGDWLNGSGTATLTEGGFIINACKSFVSGVPTGDLLITSAVYEDPTAGKTVLHFALPMNTPGVSVEPVWQAMGMRGTGSHNVRLSNVFVPEQKIALRRPAGKWHPAFHLITAIAFPIIYSVYVGIAEAARKLVVQEATQRQNDSHICYLVGGLENELATAKLALQQMIVLSESNQLGLETSNQVMIGRTIVAKSVLNTMDLAMEIAGGRAFQRSFGLEKLFRDAQGVRYHPLREEAQRQLAGKLALGVSPNTF
- a CDS encoding winged helix-turn-helix transcriptional regulator, whose protein sequence is MSKSYGQYCPVARAAEAMCERWTPLILREMMSGSCHFNEISRGVPLMSRALLIKRLKEMENAGLITRQEKKIGQGSLYLLTEAGEALRPIIEAMGVWAQHWTSDRLFAEQLDPALFMWSLRRGFNLDAMPEEKIVFQFDLRNIPKQSIQQRSYWVVVEQRRVDVCMQDPGFEVDILITAELSALVHVVMGYDPLDLALKSQKINFEGERKLVSQIPTWLYLNQERRYLSGIAPKTLGEMFG